In the Gossypium arboreum isolate Shixiya-1 chromosome 10, ASM2569848v2, whole genome shotgun sequence genome, one interval contains:
- the LOC108488364 gene encoding protein RALF-like 24, whose product MPTFNFKFIFISIFLSLLFLHTCNSVSILDLDSALASSEIDARARRVCTKKLEDCLEEEEMESESNRRVLVMQRKYISYETLRRDMVPCATPGASYYDCNGGHQANHYNRGCEVITRCARGIKGIKA is encoded by the coding sequence ATGCCCACTTTCAACTTCAAATTCATCTTCATCAGCATCTTCCTATCCCTTCTCTTCCTCCATACCTGTAATTCTGTCTCGATTTTAGACCTCGATAGTGCACTGGCAAGCAGTGAAATCGATGCAAGGGCAAGAAGGGTTTGCACCAAAAAGCTTGAAGATTGTTTAGAAGAGGAAGAAATGGAGTCAGAGAGCAACAGGAGGGTGCTGGTGATGCAAAGGAAGTACATTAGCTATGAGACACTGAGGAGAGACATGGTCCCATGTGCTACCCCTGGTGCTTCTTACTATGATTGCAATGGCGGTCATCAAGCGAATCATTACAACCGAGGGTGTGAAGTTATTACAAGATGTGCTAGAGGTATCAAAGGTATCAAAgcttga